A window of Polypterus senegalus isolate Bchr_013 chromosome 14, ASM1683550v1, whole genome shotgun sequence contains these coding sequences:
- the matn4 gene encoding matrilin-4 isoform X2, giving the protein MMKAVLTIVCFLLILTTSLTAINAQKCKTGPLDLVFIIDSSRSVRPFEFETMRKFMIDIIHAVDVGPEAARIGVVQYSSQVQNIFSLKSYTKKSDMVKAINEIIPLAQGTMTGLAIQYAMNVAFTVQEGARPKIPKVAVIVTDGRPQDRVAEVSTQARGMGIEIYAVGVQRADMNSLRAMASPPLEEHVFLVESFDLIQQFGKQFQDKLCGLDLCTEMDHGCQHICVSTPGSYHCECNPGYKLNEDGKTCSAIDLCAEGKHDCEQICISSPGSYSCRCRAGYQLNQDQKSCSMIDYCSFGNHSCEHECVTVLNGYFCRCHEGYVLQSDGKICQAKDLCNSVDHGCEFKCLSTVGSYYCVCPEGQLLQSDGKSCGTCRSANIDLVLVIDGSKSVRPQNFELVKQFVNQIVDSLDVSAHGTRIGLVQYSSRVRTEFPLNQYQTPEAIKNAVLKVEYMEKGTMTGLALKHMVENSFSEADGARPLGRNIPRIGLVFTDGRSQDDITEWAKKAKDAGITMYAVGVGKAVEEELRVIASDPVDKHFFYTTDFTAINQIADNLKLNICGEESQGEVEVKDPCACESLVEFQETTLSTLEQLSKKLAQMTARLEDLENQMATRK; this is encoded by the exons CTCAGAAATGTAAGACAGGTCCTCTTGATCTGGTCTTCATCATTGACAGCTCCAGGAGTGTACGGCCATTTGAATTTGAAACGATGAGAAAGTTCATGATTGATATCATCCATGCTGTGGACGTTGGACCTGAAGCAGCTCGAATAGGAGTCGTCCAGTATTCCAGTCAAGTCCAAAATATATTCTCACTGAAGAGCTACACCAAGAAGTCTGACATGGTGAAAGCTATTAACGAGATTATTCCTTTAGCCCAAGGAACAATGACAGGGCTTGCTATCCAATATGCCATGAATGTGGCCTTTACTGTCCAAGAGGGTGCTCGTCCCAAAATTCCAAAGGTTGCAGTGATTGTGACCGATGGACGGCCACAGGATCGTGTAGCAGAAGTCTCTACTCAAGCACGAGGAATGGGCATTGAAATTTATGCTGTGGGTGTACAAAGGGCTGATATGAACTCCCTGAGGGCCATGGCATCTCCTCCTCTGGAAGAGCATGTCTTTCTCGTTGAATCCTTTGATCTCATTCAGCAGTTTGGAAAACAGTTCCAAGACAAACTCTGTG GACTTGATTTGTGCACTGAAATGGATCATGGCTGCCAGCACATCTGTGTGAGCACTCCTGGCTCTTATCACTGCGAATGCAATCCAGGATACAAACTCAATGAAGATGGAAAGACTTGCTCAG CTATTGACCTGTGTGCAGAAGGCAAGCACGACTGTGAACAAATCTGCATCAGCTCTCCAGGCTCTTACTCTTGCCGCTGTCGAGCTGGCTACCAGCTCAACCAGGACCAAAAGTCATGCTCAA TGATTGACTACTGTTCATTTGGGAACCACAGTTGTGAACATGAGTGTGTCACCGTGCTGAATGGTTATTTTTGTCGCTGCCATGAAGGCTATGTCCTGCAAAGTGATGGCAAGATCTGCCAGG CTAAAGACCTGTGCAATTCTGTGGACCATGGATGTGAGTTCAAATGTCTCAGCACTGTTGGATCATACTATTGTGTCTGCCCTGAGGGCCAGCTTCtccagagtgatggcaagagttGTGGCA CATGTAGGTCTGCAAATATCGACTTGGTCCTTGTCATAGATGGCTCCAAAAGTGTAAGGCCCCAAAATTTTGAGCTGGTAAAGCAGTTTGTGAACCAGATAGTGGACAGTCTTGATGTGTCAGCCCATGGCACCCGCATCGGCCTTGTGCAGTACTCCAGCCGAGTACGTACCGAGTTCCCCCTAAACCAGTATCAAACTCCGGAGGCCATCAAAAATGCAGTACTAAAAGTGGAATACATGGAGAAAGGAACCATGACAGGACTGGCACTAAAGCATATGGTGGAGAACAGTTTCTCTGAGGCAGACGGTGCCAGGCCACTGGGCAGAAACATCCCTAGAATTGGACTGGTCTTTACAGATGGACGCTCCCAAGACGACATCACTGAATGGGCAAAGAAAGCTAAAGATGCCG GCATTACCATGTATGCTGTTGGTGTGGGAAAAGCTGTGGAGGAAGAGCTCAGGGTGATTGCATCGGATCCAGTGGATAAGCACTTCTTCTACACCACTGACTTCACTGCAATAAATCAAATTGCAGACAACTTGAAACTCAATATTTGTGGAG aggagagtcaaggGGAAGTTGAAGTGAAGGACCCCTGTGCTTGCGAGAGTCTGGTGGAATTTCAGGAGACCACATTATCCACTTTGGAGCAACTCTCCAAAAAAC
- the matn4 gene encoding matrilin-4 isoform X1 encodes MMKAVLTIVCFLLILTTSLTAINAQKCKTGPLDLVFIIDSSRSVRPFEFETMRKFMIDIIHAVDVGPEAARIGVVQYSSQVQNIFSLKSYTKKSDMVKAINEIIPLAQGTMTGLAIQYAMNVAFTVQEGARPKIPKVAVIVTDGRPQDRVAEVSTQARGMGIEIYAVGVQRADMNSLRAMASPPLEEHVFLVESFDLIQQFGKQFQDKLCGLDLCTEMDHGCQHICVSTPGSYHCECNPGYKLNEDGKTCSAIDLCAEGKHDCEQICISSPGSYSCRCRAGYQLNQDQKSCSMIDYCSFGNHSCEHECVTVLNGYFCRCHEGYVLQSDGKICQAKDLCNSVDHGCEFKCLSTVGSYYCVCPEGQLLQSDGKSCGNPACRSANIDLVLVIDGSKSVRPQNFELVKQFVNQIVDSLDVSAHGTRIGLVQYSSRVRTEFPLNQYQTPEAIKNAVLKVEYMEKGTMTGLALKHMVENSFSEADGARPLGRNIPRIGLVFTDGRSQDDITEWAKKAKDAGITMYAVGVGKAVEEELRVIASDPVDKHFFYTTDFTAINQIADNLKLNICGEESQGEVEVKDPCACESLVEFQETTLSTLEQLSKKLAQMTARLEDLENQMATRK; translated from the exons CTCAGAAATGTAAGACAGGTCCTCTTGATCTGGTCTTCATCATTGACAGCTCCAGGAGTGTACGGCCATTTGAATTTGAAACGATGAGAAAGTTCATGATTGATATCATCCATGCTGTGGACGTTGGACCTGAAGCAGCTCGAATAGGAGTCGTCCAGTATTCCAGTCAAGTCCAAAATATATTCTCACTGAAGAGCTACACCAAGAAGTCTGACATGGTGAAAGCTATTAACGAGATTATTCCTTTAGCCCAAGGAACAATGACAGGGCTTGCTATCCAATATGCCATGAATGTGGCCTTTACTGTCCAAGAGGGTGCTCGTCCCAAAATTCCAAAGGTTGCAGTGATTGTGACCGATGGACGGCCACAGGATCGTGTAGCAGAAGTCTCTACTCAAGCACGAGGAATGGGCATTGAAATTTATGCTGTGGGTGTACAAAGGGCTGATATGAACTCCCTGAGGGCCATGGCATCTCCTCCTCTGGAAGAGCATGTCTTTCTCGTTGAATCCTTTGATCTCATTCAGCAGTTTGGAAAACAGTTCCAAGACAAACTCTGTG GACTTGATTTGTGCACTGAAATGGATCATGGCTGCCAGCACATCTGTGTGAGCACTCCTGGCTCTTATCACTGCGAATGCAATCCAGGATACAAACTCAATGAAGATGGAAAGACTTGCTCAG CTATTGACCTGTGTGCAGAAGGCAAGCACGACTGTGAACAAATCTGCATCAGCTCTCCAGGCTCTTACTCTTGCCGCTGTCGAGCTGGCTACCAGCTCAACCAGGACCAAAAGTCATGCTCAA TGATTGACTACTGTTCATTTGGGAACCACAGTTGTGAACATGAGTGTGTCACCGTGCTGAATGGTTATTTTTGTCGCTGCCATGAAGGCTATGTCCTGCAAAGTGATGGCAAGATCTGCCAGG CTAAAGACCTGTGCAATTCTGTGGACCATGGATGTGAGTTCAAATGTCTCAGCACTGTTGGATCATACTATTGTGTCTGCCCTGAGGGCCAGCTTCtccagagtgatggcaagagttGTGGCA ATCCAGCATGTAGGTCTGCAAATATCGACTTGGTCCTTGTCATAGATGGCTCCAAAAGTGTAAGGCCCCAAAATTTTGAGCTGGTAAAGCAGTTTGTGAACCAGATAGTGGACAGTCTTGATGTGTCAGCCCATGGCACCCGCATCGGCCTTGTGCAGTACTCCAGCCGAGTACGTACCGAGTTCCCCCTAAACCAGTATCAAACTCCGGAGGCCATCAAAAATGCAGTACTAAAAGTGGAATACATGGAGAAAGGAACCATGACAGGACTGGCACTAAAGCATATGGTGGAGAACAGTTTCTCTGAGGCAGACGGTGCCAGGCCACTGGGCAGAAACATCCCTAGAATTGGACTGGTCTTTACAGATGGACGCTCCCAAGACGACATCACTGAATGGGCAAAGAAAGCTAAAGATGCCG GCATTACCATGTATGCTGTTGGTGTGGGAAAAGCTGTGGAGGAAGAGCTCAGGGTGATTGCATCGGATCCAGTGGATAAGCACTTCTTCTACACCACTGACTTCACTGCAATAAATCAAATTGCAGACAACTTGAAACTCAATATTTGTGGAG aggagagtcaaggGGAAGTTGAAGTGAAGGACCCCTGTGCTTGCGAGAGTCTGGTGGAATTTCAGGAGACCACATTATCCACTTTGGAGCAACTCTCCAAAAAAC